A stretch of Maridesulfovibrio zosterae DSM 11974 DNA encodes these proteins:
- a CDS encoding glycoside hydrolase, producing the protein MKIYAIFHLNLMFSSIPEEDRSEVINRCYWPLLHLIEKYNFPLGVEASGITLEIIQDLAPAWIVKFKELLRANKAEFIGSGYGQIIGPLVPAAVNKANFRIGMQTSEKILGGRPEIALVNEQAWSAGLVSHYLETGYGGVFMDYDNPARFADWDDHIQHYPQRALGVSGESIPILWSRSMVFQKLQRFAHGELELPDYLNYVENLGTNDGWLPVYGNDAEIFDYRPGRYKTESNYSGQSEWEFIKEAFNALRDNGHTFFLPSEVLADLDNPLAGNKINLCSAEQPVPVKKQRKYNLTRWAVSGRNDFQINSLCKAISTKLEKIPATPASEKMWKELCFCWSSDFRTHITQKRFDNACRRLQYLALYSGASVREPEFVVKGRPLKIKSRHCRFETEQTSVVLNTAKGLAIHEAAFSDHDMVPVFGTLEHGYFKDIALGADFFSGHLIMEGPGVEKETDLYHVAPLFSETNESIDISCEMNLHSGRLEKSIKIHKQKQQIDILYRFKLENVPQGYIRLGHITLLTQNFDYESSRYEVSNGGGKEEFSLKGKDFDHSNNVSFLVSSAHASGMTDSRLVIGGQETALEISPLVDEHAFIAMVTCRQAVPTPFIRVAFSMQEMDETSRHNACDNTQFIFSTGFSIKPYSKAGSK; encoded by the coding sequence ATGAAAATATATGCAATTTTCCATTTAAACCTTATGTTTTCTTCAATCCCTGAAGAAGACAGGTCAGAAGTAATTAATCGCTGCTACTGGCCGCTACTACACCTTATTGAAAAATATAATTTTCCACTTGGAGTGGAAGCATCTGGAATAACGCTTGAAATAATCCAAGACCTTGCTCCTGCCTGGATTGTAAAATTTAAAGAACTTTTAAGAGCGAACAAAGCCGAATTTATCGGAAGCGGATATGGCCAGATCATTGGCCCCCTTGTTCCTGCGGCAGTAAATAAGGCCAATTTTAGAATAGGAATGCAGACCAGTGAAAAAATTCTGGGGGGCCGTCCTGAAATAGCTTTAGTAAATGAACAGGCGTGGTCTGCCGGTCTTGTAAGCCATTATCTGGAAACCGGATATGGCGGTGTTTTTATGGACTATGATAATCCGGCCCGTTTTGCGGACTGGGATGATCATATCCAGCACTATCCTCAACGAGCCCTAGGAGTATCGGGAGAATCCATACCTATTCTGTGGAGCCGCTCTATGGTTTTTCAAAAACTGCAGCGCTTTGCCCATGGAGAGTTGGAACTGCCTGACTACCTTAATTATGTTGAAAACCTTGGAACCAACGATGGCTGGCTTCCCGTCTATGGAAATGACGCTGAAATTTTTGACTACCGCCCCGGAAGATACAAGACTGAATCCAACTACTCAGGACAGAGCGAGTGGGAATTTATAAAAGAAGCTTTCAATGCTCTTAGAGATAACGGGCATACTTTCTTTCTTCCTTCCGAGGTATTAGCCGACCTTGATAATCCACTAGCAGGAAATAAGATTAATCTATGCTCTGCAGAACAACCTGTTCCGGTAAAAAAGCAGCGTAAATATAATCTCACACGCTGGGCTGTCAGCGGTAGAAATGATTTTCAAATAAATTCACTTTGCAAAGCTATTTCTACAAAACTTGAAAAAATACCGGCAACCCCGGCATCTGAAAAAATGTGGAAAGAGCTATGTTTCTGCTGGTCCAGTGACTTCCGCACACATATAACTCAAAAAAGATTCGACAATGCATGCAGAAGACTGCAATACTTAGCATTGTATAGTGGAGCTTCCGTACGTGAACCGGAGTTTGTTGTTAAAGGCAGGCCTCTCAAAATTAAGAGCAGACACTGCAGATTTGAGACAGAACAAACCTCCGTTGTACTAAATACGGCAAAAGGGCTGGCAATACATGAGGCCGCTTTCTCCGACCATGATATGGTCCCTGTTTTCGGAACACTTGAACATGGTTATTTCAAAGACATCGCCCTTGGTGCTGATTTCTTTTCAGGTCACCTTATTATGGAAGGCCCTGGAGTTGAAAAAGAGACTGATTTGTACCACGTCGCCCCACTCTTTTCTGAAACAAATGAATCAATTGATATCAGCTGTGAGATGAATCTCCATAGCGGTCGCCTCGAAAAATCAATTAAAATTCACAAGCAAAAACAGCAAATAGATATACTTTACCGTTTTAAGCTTGAAAATGTTCCCCAAGGCTACATCAGACTTGGGCACATCACCTTACTGACTCAAAATTTCGATTACGAATCCAGCCGTTATGAAGTTTCAAATGGAGGAGGTAAAGAAGAATTCTCTTTAAAAGGCAAAGACTTCGACCATAGTAATAATGTCTCTTTTCTGGTATCTTCAGCCCATGCATCAGGAATGACCGATTCCCGTCTGGTCATCGGAGGGCAGGAAACAGCCCTTGAAATATCACCGTTAGTTGACGAGCATGCATTCATTGCAATGGTTACATGCCGTCAGGCTGTGCCGACACCTTTTATCAGGGTGGCCTTCTCAATGCAGGAAATGGATGAAACCAGCAGGCACAATGCTTGCGATAATACACAATTTATTTTTTCGACAGGCTTCAGTATAAAGCCATATTCAAAGGCTGGCAGCAAATAA
- a CDS encoding ATP-grasp domain-containing protein, translated as MKEKLIMIGAGVETIPAIQKAVEMGIHVVAMDLNPQAPGFAHAQEKVIGCVYTPEKAVTALDNWALSGNKPDGVMCAAVDAPHTVAAVARHFGLKSVSMETAALATDKLAMKDRFKEEGIAIPWYKEIFSTEELQSIIETRRETIVIKPVDSRGARGVLRLIFGSDKMPAPEWAFKYARNESPTGRVMVESYLDGPQISTEGFVINGQTYTPGFADRNYEFIDKFAPHIIENGGQLPSLLNAETQHAVKKLSGEAAIALGIDNGVAKGDMVLHKGKPYVIEMAARLSGGYFCSHLIPWNAGVDFVKAAIHLAMGDIPDPESITPAYQKGVAQRYLFPPQGKVIKIDGVEEARKIDGIRMVEIRTAKGEIIPPTTNHPARAGVVIGVAETGEEAVRNVEKAVSLIKITTQ; from the coding sequence ATGAAGGAAAAATTGATTATGATCGGGGCAGGGGTCGAAACGATTCCTGCCATCCAAAAAGCTGTGGAGATGGGCATCCATGTAGTAGCTATGGACCTTAATCCGCAGGCTCCCGGATTTGCCCACGCTCAGGAAAAGGTTATAGGCTGTGTTTATACTCCTGAAAAAGCTGTTACGGCGTTAGACAACTGGGCTTTATCAGGAAATAAACCTGATGGAGTGATGTGTGCAGCGGTTGATGCCCCGCATACTGTAGCAGCCGTAGCCAGACATTTTGGCCTGAAATCAGTAAGTATGGAAACCGCTGCTCTTGCCACAGATAAGCTTGCAATGAAAGACCGGTTTAAAGAAGAAGGTATTGCCATACCGTGGTATAAAGAAATCTTCAGTACAGAAGAGTTGCAAAGCATCATTGAAACACGACGTGAAACAATCGTAATCAAGCCTGTAGACAGCCGCGGAGCACGGGGAGTCTTAAGGCTCATATTTGGATCAGATAAAATGCCGGCTCCGGAATGGGCCTTCAAATATGCCCGCAATGAATCTCCCACAGGCAGGGTGATGGTTGAAAGCTATCTTGACGGTCCCCAGATAAGCACTGAGGGATTTGTAATTAACGGGCAAACATATACTCCCGGATTTGCCGACCGCAATTATGAATTCATCGATAAATTTGCTCCGCACATTATTGAAAATGGAGGACAGCTTCCTTCCCTCCTTAACGCTGAAACACAACATGCTGTAAAGAAACTCTCAGGGGAAGCGGCAATTGCACTTGGTATTGATAACGGTGTTGCTAAAGGAGATATGGTTCTTCATAAAGGAAAGCCGTATGTAATTGAAATGGCAGCAAGGCTGTCCGGCGGTTATTTTTGTTCGCACCTGATCCCGTGGAATGCAGGAGTAGATTTTGTGAAGGCAGCCATTCATCTGGCAATGGGAGATATCCCGGACCCTGAATCTATAACTCCTGCATATCAAAAGGGAGTCGCTCAACGATACCTATTTCCACCGCAAGGTAAGGTCATTAAAATTGATGGTGTTGAAGAAGCACGCAAGATAGATGGAATCCGTATGGTGGAAATAAGAACTGCAAAAGGAGAAATAATTCCCCCCACAACAAACCATCCAGCCCGTGCAGGCGTAGTTATAGGTGTAGCCGAGACCGGAGAAGAAGCTGTCAGAAATGTTGAAAAAGCTGTCAGTCTTATAAAAATAACCACCCAGTAG
- a CDS encoding methyltransferase domain-containing protein → MTTSQSTSPVILVQAASRAWSGAPDWCMNEIDGRPVVAMTIDNAFKEFPDADVRIIAPEFDQGGRLDDIPQMFPDKKVSVFYGYDDSPLERMVASLNGTPDEDYIIRIDGLHFAWLPEHANQMLKIAVNENLDCVKMPDGFPCQLTSDIYRVSALKQACEMLEDHVNAGIYKVHPKFYMIKNSDKFKCVHYTDHPPIADEWLSRCREIAKGVYLAGRMQVGESKGFKAGDQLTFHYELAMAYIKPDYRVLDCACGPGYGARIIAEKASRVIAADLDIQTVRNASAGTYYDNITFQTADVHNLNFPDASFDVATSFETIEHVDTDPFFKELFRVIKPGGLLILSTPQNSLGHIPVNSQHLHEFSLEEITNLCSEHFEIVKITGIKQGRVVFEDDPRGQNTFIVCRKPENS, encoded by the coding sequence ATGACAACATCTCAATCTACCTCCCCCGTGATTCTTGTTCAAGCTGCTTCCCGTGCATGGAGCGGCGCTCCTGACTGGTGTATGAATGAAATTGATGGTCGTCCTGTTGTTGCCATGACAATTGACAATGCTTTTAAAGAATTTCCTGATGCAGATGTACGCATCATCGCCCCTGAATTTGATCAGGGTGGAAGACTTGATGACATTCCGCAGATGTTTCCAGACAAGAAGGTAAGTGTATTCTACGGCTATGATGACAGTCCGCTTGAACGAATGGTTGCTTCATTAAACGGTACCCCTGATGAAGATTACATCATAAGAATTGACGGACTTCACTTTGCATGGCTGCCGGAACATGCAAATCAGATGCTTAAAATAGCAGTGAATGAGAATCTGGACTGCGTAAAAATGCCCGATGGTTTTCCCTGCCAGCTGACCTCCGATATATATCGTGTTTCTGCTCTTAAACAAGCATGTGAAATGCTGGAAGACCATGTAAATGCAGGTATTTATAAAGTTCATCCTAAATTTTATATGATCAAAAACAGTGATAAATTTAAATGTGTTCACTATACAGATCATCCCCCCATTGCAGATGAATGGCTAAGCAGATGCAGAGAAATAGCTAAAGGCGTATACCTCGCAGGTAGAATGCAGGTAGGTGAAAGCAAAGGATTCAAAGCAGGAGACCAGCTTACATTCCACTACGAACTGGCTATGGCTTATATTAAACCTGACTATAGGGTGCTCGATTGTGCCTGCGGTCCGGGGTACGGGGCACGGATTATTGCAGAAAAGGCATCAAGAGTAATCGCAGCCGACCTCGACATTCAAACTGTCAGAAATGCTTCGGCAGGAACATATTACGACAATATAACTTTTCAAACTGCAGATGTGCATAACCTTAATTTCCCTGATGCATCATTTGACGTTGCAACCAGCTTCGAAACAATTGAACATGTTGATACAGATCCATTCTTTAAGGAACTTTTCAGAGTCATTAAACCGGGTGGTCTGCTTATCTTGAGTACTCCTCAAAACAGCCTTGGACATATCCCTGTCAATTCACAACATCTGCATGAATTTTCACTTGAAGAAATTACTAACCTCTGCTCAGAACACTTTGAAATTGTGAAAATCACCGGAATAAAACAGGGCCGCGTTGTGTTTGAAGACGACCCCAGAGGACAAAATACCTTTATAGTCTGCCGCAAACCAGAAAACTCATAA
- a CDS encoding transketolase family protein, translated as MENMRDAFGKVLAELAEQRDDFVVLDADVSVGTGTYHFRDAYPDRFIQCGIAEQNMLSVAAGIAESGVTAIATCYSIFAIRAIEQARNSIAYPEFNVKIAASHLGLDVGPDGATHQAIEDIAVFRSIPRMSVISPADPIELKAVMPYILDNPGPLYLRTGRSPLPNVFDENTIFEHGKANILHEGTDATIMAVGVMVHRALKAAKLLAGEGIFCRVLNMSWIKPMDENAVVSAAKETGAIVTCEDHTKYGGLGSAVMEIVCENHPVPVERVAVNDIFGASGEPEDLAIEYGLTPSDIVKAVKRVLKRK; from the coding sequence ATGGAAAATATGAGAGATGCATTTGGTAAGGTGCTGGCTGAACTTGCTGAACAGCGCGACGACTTTGTTGTTCTTGATGCAGATGTCTCCGTCGGAACCGGAACCTATCATTTTCGCGATGCCTATCCGGACCGTTTCATTCAATGCGGTATTGCTGAACAGAATATGCTTTCCGTTGCTGCAGGGATAGCAGAATCCGGAGTTACCGCGATTGCGACCTGTTACTCTATTTTTGCCATCCGGGCGATTGAACAGGCCCGAAACTCCATTGCCTACCCTGAATTTAATGTGAAGATTGCCGCCAGCCATCTGGGACTGGATGTAGGACCTGACGGGGCTACTCATCAGGCAATAGAAGACATCGCTGTCTTCCGCTCTATTCCTCGCATGAGTGTTATTTCTCCAGCTGATCCCATCGAGCTTAAAGCGGTAATGCCTTATATTCTTGATAACCCGGGACCGCTTTATCTGCGTACCGGACGTAGTCCCCTGCCGAATGTCTTTGATGAAAATACAATTTTCGAGCATGGCAAAGCCAATATTTTACATGAAGGAACGGATGCAACCATAATGGCTGTAGGAGTTATGGTCCATAGAGCCCTCAAAGCTGCAAAGCTGCTTGCCGGAGAAGGAATCTTCTGCCGTGTGCTTAACATGTCATGGATTAAACCCATGGATGAAAATGCTGTAGTTAGTGCGGCTAAAGAGACTGGAGCAATCGTAACTTGCGAGGATCACACTAAATACGGCGGTCTTGGAAGCGCTGTCATGGAAATAGTATGTGAAAATCATCCTGTTCCGGTTGAACGAGTAGCTGTGAACGATATTTTCGGAGCATCCGGTGAACCGGAAGATCTCGCCATAGAATATGGCCTTACACCAAGCGATATTGTCAAGGCCGTAAAACGTGTCCTCAAACGCAAATAA
- a CDS encoding transketolase has protein sequence MSRYDELKKFAAKLRKSIITMNCYAGTGHPGGSLSCVEIISWLFNNEMNFCVENKDDPCRDRFILSKGHSSLTLYAALAEKGFFSKEEFKNLRQVGGMLQAYPDRLKTPGIEFNSGSLGQGLSFALGCALGAKRAGRSCRTYTLLGDGELNEGQIWEGCMFGAHYNLDNIVAIVDYNKLQSDNLNTRITALEPLIDKFKAFGWHVIEIDGHHFREIENAFTRARAMAGKPTVIIAHTIKGKGISFMENVPKWHGSMAPTGKERECAMRECGCEELI, from the coding sequence ATGTCCCGATATGATGAGCTTAAAAAGTTTGCTGCTAAGCTGCGCAAATCCATCATTACAATGAATTGTTATGCAGGGACTGGTCATCCGGGAGGCTCACTTTCCTGCGTGGAAATTATCAGCTGGCTTTTCAATAATGAAATGAATTTCTGCGTGGAAAATAAAGATGATCCATGCCGGGACAGATTTATTTTATCCAAGGGGCATTCCTCCCTGACACTTTATGCTGCGCTTGCTGAAAAAGGTTTTTTCTCCAAAGAGGAATTCAAAAATCTGCGTCAGGTTGGTGGAATGCTGCAAGCCTATCCTGACCGGCTGAAAACGCCGGGAATCGAGTTTAACTCAGGATCACTGGGACAGGGACTCTCCTTTGCTTTAGGGTGCGCTCTTGGAGCCAAAAGAGCTGGACGCAGCTGTCGTACCTATACTCTGCTGGGAGACGGTGAGCTGAATGAAGGACAAATATGGGAAGGATGTATGTTCGGAGCTCATTATAATCTGGACAACATTGTAGCCATTGTGGATTACAACAAGCTGCAAAGTGATAACCTGAACACCAGAATAACAGCCCTTGAGCCCTTGATTGACAAATTCAAGGCCTTCGGCTGGCATGTAATTGAAATTGACGGACACCATTTCCGTGAAATAGAAAATGCATTTACCAGAGCCCGTGCCATGGCAGGTAAGCCAACAGTCATTATAGCCCATACTATTAAAGGCAAAGGAATTTCGTTTATGGAAAATGTTCCTAAATGGCATGGCAGTATGGCTCCGACCGGAAAAGAGCGTGAATGTGCTATGCGTGAATGCGGATGCGAGGAGCTTATCTAA
- a CDS encoding SDR family NAD(P)-dependent oxidoreductase: MKRLAGKTALVTGGGRGIGKAISRKLAENGAEVILTWSSDVSSADENVENITEKGGKARSLQLDVSDESSIDLAVADITSKEGKLNILVNNAGINNPNDFDMITSEEWDKILGVNLKGPFLCTQKCLNLLKRNSNASVINIGSVSGQYGGPRTAHYAASKAGLISLGQVIARFGAQWNIRCNTIAAGMITSDMADASLENPAVQKATENIILKRLGYADEVADAVVYLASDESSYITAQTISVNGGLYF; the protein is encoded by the coding sequence ATGAAAAGACTTGCAGGAAAAACAGCACTGGTAACCGGAGGCGGCAGAGGAATAGGTAAAGCAATAAGCCGCAAACTTGCAGAGAACGGCGCTGAAGTTATTCTTACATGGTCTTCAGATGTTTCCAGTGCAGATGAAAACGTCGAAAACATAACAGAAAAAGGCGGCAAAGCACGCTCATTACAACTGGATGTCAGTGACGAATCCTCAATTGATCTTGCTGTGGCAGATATCACGTCAAAAGAGGGAAAACTTAATATACTGGTTAATAATGCAGGAATTAATAATCCCAATGATTTTGATATGATCACCTCCGAAGAGTGGGACAAAATTTTAGGGGTAAATCTCAAGGGTCCTTTTTTATGTACCCAGAAATGCCTTAATCTGCTCAAAAGAAACAGCAATGCCAGCGTGATTAATATAGGTTCAGTAAGCGGTCAGTATGGCGGCCCCAGAACAGCCCACTATGCTGCCAGCAAAGCCGGGCTTATTTCTCTCGGTCAGGTTATTGCCAGATTCGGAGCTCAGTGGAACATTCGCTGCAACACGATTGCCGCAGGTATGATTACATCTGACATGGCTGATGCAAGTCTTGAAAACCCGGCAGTACAAAAAGCAACTGAAAACATCATCTTAAAAAGACTTGGTTATGCTGACGAAGTAGCCGATGCTGTTGTGTATCTAGCATCTGACGAATCATCTTACATTACCGCCCAGACTATAAGTGTTAACGGCGGACTGTATTTTTAG
- a CDS encoding class I SAM-dependent methyltransferase — translation MNDRKCWNDHSGMVLHSAEGFDVIDCESCGFKHIIPIPNEDELREIYKHDYHVRVKPLMLQHQLEDQSWLDATNEARLETIERMLGKAGKFLDIGSGNGFLLQTAQKRGWTVKGVEPSYKAAEYSCSQGVDVSCSTFDSECAASLGKFDVVHLGDVLEHLPDPTCMLDLCKQVLIPGGLIAIGVPNEYTPVQKILTEDMNFRPWWVSPPHHINYFDKNSLEKLLEQYGYTSIHSEVSFPMELFLLMGRNYIDNPDLGRECHAMRKELELNLTKSGNRKFLDKLYECFAEAGMGRTVLVVAQKNK, via the coding sequence GTGAATGACAGAAAGTGCTGGAATGATCATAGTGGCATGGTCCTGCATTCGGCCGAAGGATTTGATGTTATCGACTGTGAAAGCTGCGGCTTCAAGCATATAATCCCCATTCCAAACGAAGATGAACTCCGCGAAATATATAAGCATGACTACCACGTAAGGGTTAAACCCCTCATGCTTCAACACCAGCTTGAAGATCAGTCATGGCTTGATGCAACGAATGAAGCACGCCTTGAGACTATTGAACGTATGCTTGGAAAAGCTGGAAAATTTCTTGATATAGGTTCAGGAAACGGCTTTCTGCTGCAAACAGCCCAAAAACGGGGCTGGACAGTAAAGGGAGTTGAACCTTCATATAAGGCTGCTGAATATTCCTGCTCTCAGGGAGTTGATGTAAGTTGTTCTACATTTGATAGCGAATGTGCAGCTTCACTTGGCAAATTCGATGTTGTCCATCTGGGGGATGTTCTGGAACACTTACCGGACCCGACATGTATGCTTGATCTTTGCAAACAGGTTCTAATTCCCGGAGGTTTGATTGCCATCGGGGTTCCCAATGAATATACTCCAGTACAAAAAATTCTGACAGAAGATATGAACTTCCGGCCATGGTGGGTATCTCCTCCGCACCATATTAATTATTTTGATAAAAATTCCCTCGAAAAACTTCTTGAACAATATGGATATACTTCAATTCATTCTGAAGTTTCATTTCCAATGGAATTATTTCTGCTCATGGGCCGCAACTATATCGACAACCCTGATCTGGGACGTGAATGCCATGCCATGCGCAAAGAACTGGAACTGAACCTTACAAAATCAGGGAACCGTAAATTTCTCGATAAACTGTATGAATGTTTTGCTGAAGCCGGAATGGGACGAACTGTTCTGGTTGTGGCACAGAAAAATAAATAG
- a CDS encoding PseG/SpsG family protein, with protein MNRKPQFLFFCEGSAERGLGHVGRCIALADVIRRKYQRESRFVFRGSSPARNKIIEAGFVVSSVTDYNDWKFSIGDVAILDLLIPLDNIFFDDAKRKNVLLCSIDDPTTNRIKCDLVFYPPVPQVMELDWTDFEGELFQSWDCIPLRKEFSNPHKVATIKNSPSILISMGGSDPANLTVTVLQALHKIHEKWTAKIIAGPMFNSLDKIKYMTVVQRNKIEIVSNVSNMAELMNETDLAVASFGMTAYELAACRVPQLLLCLTDDHARSASALHQSGAAVSLGRYDLISEQSLLGNMQKLISDTQLRKHMSAKAAQLNVENGASNIARIIIKRVEQKQ; from the coding sequence ATGAACAGAAAACCCCAGTTTCTATTCTTTTGCGAAGGCTCGGCTGAACGAGGATTAGGACATGTAGGCCGTTGCATCGCTCTTGCCGATGTTATTCGCCGGAAATACCAAAGAGAAAGCCGCTTTGTATTCCGAGGCAGCAGCCCTGCACGCAATAAAATTATCGAGGCAGGATTTGTTGTAAGCTCCGTAACAGATTACAACGATTGGAAGTTCTCAATTGGGGATGTAGCCATTCTTGATTTGCTTATTCCACTTGATAATATTTTTTTCGATGATGCAAAAAGAAAAAACGTTTTACTTTGCAGTATAGATGACCCAACAACAAACCGAATCAAATGTGATCTGGTGTTTTATCCTCCGGTTCCGCAGGTAATGGAGCTTGACTGGACAGATTTCGAAGGAGAACTTTTTCAAAGCTGGGACTGCATTCCATTGCGCAAAGAATTTTCAAATCCCCATAAAGTAGCCACTATTAAAAATTCTCCAAGCATACTCATCAGCATGGGGGGAAGCGACCCTGCAAACCTCACTGTGACAGTACTCCAAGCACTGCATAAAATTCATGAAAAGTGGACAGCTAAAATTATTGCAGGTCCCATGTTCAATAGTCTGGACAAGATTAAGTATATGACGGTAGTGCAGAGAAATAAGATTGAAATAGTCAGTAACGTAAGCAACATGGCAGAACTGATGAATGAAACAGACCTTGCCGTAGCATCGTTTGGTATGACAGCTTATGAACTTGCAGCATGCAGAGTTCCTCAGCTTCTTTTATGCCTAACTGATGACCATGCGCGCTCGGCATCTGCTTTGCATCAATCAGGAGCAGCCGTTTCACTAGGAAGATATGACCTTATCAGTGAACAATCTTTATTGGGAAACATGCAGAAACTCATTTCTGATACCCAACTGCGCAAGCACATGTCGGCAAAAGCTGCACAGCTTAATGTCGAAAATGGCGCATCAAATATCGCACGTATAATCATAAAACGGGTGGAGCAGAAACAGTGA
- the pseF gene encoding pseudaminic acid cytidylyltransferase — protein sequence MQIAIIPARGGSKRIPGKNIRHFLGKPLIAYAIEAARESGFFDHIIVSTDSDEYAKIAQYFGAEIPFMRPHELSGDFVATAPVVEHALEWVTTNWGHVERYCQFYANPFITSENISGGYKLMRKHKANCVLGVAEFPFPILRSLKKNDQGGVEYAFPEYAASRSQDLPIFFHDAAQFYWHELTDIPADRKQELNMPYFMPRHMVVDIDTEEDWFIAEKMYQAFLKE from the coding sequence ATGCAAATCGCAATAATTCCAGCCCGGGGAGGCAGTAAACGCATCCCCGGAAAAAATATTCGCCATTTCCTAGGTAAACCCTTAATTGCCTATGCCATTGAAGCCGCCCGTGAGAGCGGCTTCTTTGATCATATCATTGTCAGTACAGACAGCGATGAATACGCTAAAATTGCACAGTATTTCGGGGCAGAAATTCCGTTTATGCGTCCCCACGAACTTTCAGGCGATTTTGTCGCAACTGCTCCGGTGGTGGAACACGCTCTGGAATGGGTTACAACAAACTGGGGGCATGTTGAAAGATACTGCCAGTTCTATGCAAATCCATTCATTACCTCAGAAAATATAAGCGGTGGCTATAAGCTGATGCGGAAACACAAAGCAAACTGCGTGCTGGGAGTGGCTGAATTTCCTTTTCCTATTTTACGGAGTTTAAAGAAAAATGATCAGGGCGGCGTTGAATATGCTTTCCCTGAATATGCCGCAAGCAGATCACAGGACCTACCGATTTTTTTTCATGATGCGGCCCAGTTTTACTGGCATGAACTTACAGATATTCCCGCGGACCGCAAACAGGAGCTGAACATGCCTTACTTCATGCCCAGACATATGGTTGTTGATATTGATACAGAAGAAGACTGGTTTATTGCTGAAAAAATGTATCAGGCATTTCTAAAAGAATGA
- a CDS encoding NTP transferase domain-containing protein translates to MKAIILAAGIGSRLSRPFPKSLSVLPYGETILGRQIRIMRELGVKEIFIVVGFKMTLIMEQFPDVFYKYNPDYYITNTSKSLLQAVEQLDDDILWLNGDVVFEKPVLKNFLAVKEHNLVCVDRKSCGEEEVKYSLNKDGFITEISKEVIEAEGEAVGINLIRKADLPAYTEALRRCEDQDYFEKGLEFIIQDGAKVKPVDISDHACIEVDFEEDWISAQKKFLKPDQ, encoded by the coding sequence ATGAAAGCAATTATCCTAGCAGCAGGTATCGGCAGCAGGCTCAGCCGCCCCTTTCCCAAATCCCTGTCCGTACTTCCTTATGGAGAAACAATTCTCGGAAGACAAATACGTATCATGCGTGAATTGGGAGTTAAGGAAATCTTCATCGTTGTCGGTTTCAAAATGACCCTGATCATGGAGCAGTTTCCTGATGTCTTTTATAAATACAACCCGGACTATTACATTACCAATACATCTAAAAGTCTGCTTCAGGCTGTGGAACAACTTGATGATGATATTCTCTGGCTTAATGGTGACGTTGTTTTTGAAAAGCCGGTACTTAAAAATTTTCTTGCCGTTAAAGAGCACAATTTAGTATGCGTAGACCGCAAATCATGTGGGGAAGAAGAGGTTAAATACAGCCTCAATAAAGATGGTTTCATAACTGAAATTTCCAAAGAAGTAATTGAAGCTGAAGGCGAAGCTGTCGGCATAAACCTGATTCGCAAAGCAGACCTGCCGGCATATACTGAAGCACTTCGCCGCTGTGAAGATCAAGACTATTTTGAAAAAGGTCTGGAATTCATCATTCAGGATGGAGCAAAGGTCAAACCTGTTGATATTTCCGACCATGCATGCATTGAGGTCGACTTCGAAGAAGACTGGATTTCCGCCCAGAAAAAATTCCTTAAACCCGACCAGTAA